A window of the Hypomesus transpacificus isolate Combined female chromosome 10, fHypTra1, whole genome shotgun sequence genome harbors these coding sequences:
- the acsl3b gene encoding long-chain-fatty-acid--CoA ligase 3b, with protein MKLKEDMNPLLLQVFRSVAWVYSVITFLPWYLFSGAGDNLERARRTKARSVSGHPAGPWRSVDSLRGLSAGMQDGVRTLDKVFEFAARRFPRRDCLGTREVLSEEDELQPNGKVFKKVILGEYNWLSYEEAYQAAVCFGSGLASLGQKPQRNVAIFCETRAEWIVTAQACFMYNFPLVTLYSTLGGAAIAHGLNETEVTHIITSKDLLQSRLKAILLEIPRLQHIILVDRKPTSWPDMPRGIMVHNMDTVQELGSRPEKLASPRRQPLPSDIAVIMYTSGSTGIPKGVIISHSNIIAGITGMAERIPNLDETDTYIGYLPLAHILELSAELVCISHGGRIGYSSPQTLADQSTKIKKGSKGDTSVLRPTLMAAVPEIMDRIYKNVMTKVDEMSSFQRSLFVLAYNYKMEQISKGYSTPLCDSLVFKRVRSLLGGNTRVLLSGGAPLSAATQRFMNICLCCPVGQGYGLTETCGAGTISEMWDYSTGRVGAPLVCSEITLKDWEEGGYHSTDKPNPRGEILIGGPNVAMGYYKNEAKNREDFFVDESGQRWFCTGDIGEFHPDGCLKIIDRKKDLVKLQAGEYVSLGKVEAVLKNCSLIDNICAYANSDQSYVIGFVVPNQKQLTALAEQRHVRGSWEELCNRPDMELEVLRIITEAALSAKLERFEIPKKIRLSAEPWTPETGLVTDAFKLKRKELKSHYQDDIERLYGGK; from the exons atgaagctCAAGGAGGACATGAACCCTCTGCTGCTGCAGGTGTTCCGCTCTGTGGCGTGGGTCTACTCCGTCATCACCTTCCTGCCCTGGTACCTGTTCTCCGGCGCCGGCGACAACCTGGAGCGGGCCCGGCGCACCAAGGCCCGCTCGGTGAGCGGCCACCCGGCCGGCCCCTGGCGCTCGGTCGACAGCCTGCGGGGGCTGTCGGCGGGCATGCAGGACGGCGTGCGCACCCTGGACAAGGTGTTTGAGTTTGCGGCGCGGCGCTTCCCCCGGCGGGACTGCCTGGGCACACGAGAGGTGCTGAGCGAGGAGGACGAGCTGCAGCCCAACGGCAAGGTGTTCAagaag GTGATCCTGGGGGAGTATAACTGGCTGAGCTACGAGGAGGCCTACCAGGCAGCAGTGTGCTTCGGCAGCGGCCTGGCTTCCCTGGGGCAGAAGCCTCAGCGCAACGTGGCCATCTTCTGTGAGACCAGGGCCGAGTGGATCGTGACGGCGCAGGCCTGCTTCATGTACAACTTCCCAc TGGTAACCCTGTACTCCACTCTGGGTGGAGCTGCCATCGCCCACGGCCTCAATGAGACGGAGGTCACCCACATCATCACCAGCAAAGACCTGCTGCAGAGCCGCCTCAAG gcCATCCTGCTGGAAATCCCCAGGCTGCAGCACATCATCCTGGTGGACAGGAAGCCCACCTCCTGGCCCGACATGCCCCGGGGCATCATGGTCCACAACATGGACACGGTGCAGGAGCTGGGCTCCAGACCTGAAAaac tggcgTCGCCGCGGCGGCAGCCCCTCCCCTCGGACATTGCCGTCATCATGTACACCAGTGGCTCCACGGGCATCCCCAAGGGGGTCATCATCTCCCATAGCAACATCATCGCTGGCATCACAGGCATGGCAGAGAGGATACCCAACCTGGA tgagacagacacttATATAGGCTACCTGCCCCTGGCCCACATCCTGGAGCTGAGCGCTGAGCTGGTGTGTATCTCACATGGGGGACGCATTGGATACTCCTCCCCCCAAACGCTGGCGGaccag tccaccAAGATCAAGAAGGGCAGTAAAGGAGACACCAGTGTCCTGAGACCCACCCTCATGGCTGCCGTACCA GAGATCATGGACCGCATCTACAAGAACGTCATGACCAAGGTGGACGAGATGAGCAGCTTCCAGAGGTCTCTGTTTGTGCTGGCTTACAACTACAAGATGGAGCAAATCTCCAAAGGCTACAGCACCCCGCTTTGTGAcag cCTGGTGTTCAAGCGCGTGCGTTCCCTCCTGGGGGGGAACACGCGGGTGCTGCTGTCGGGCGGGGCGCCCCTGTCGGCCGCCACGCAGCGCTTCATGAACATCTGCCTGTGCTGCCCGGTGGGCCAGGGCTACGGGCTGACTGAGACCTGCGGAGCCGGCACCATCAGCGAGA tgtgggaCTACAGCACGGGCCGGGTGGGAGCCCCCCTGGTGTGCTCTGAGATCACCCTGAAGGACTGGGAGGAGG gaggtTACCACAGCACAGACAAGCCTAACCCCAGGGGAGAGATCCTGATTGGCGGGCCCAACGTTGCCATGGGCTACTACAAGAACGAGGCTAAGAACCGCGAGGACTTCTTTGTGGATGAGAGCGGCCAGCGCTGGTTCTGCACCGGGGACATTGGAGAGTTCCACCCAGACGGCTGCCTCAAGATCATCG ACCGTAAGAAGGACCTGGTGAAGCTGCAGGCAGGAGAGtatgtgtccctgggcaaggtgGAGGCTGTGCTGAAGAACTGCTCTCTCATAGACAACATCTGTGCCTATGCCAACAG CGACCAGTCGTACGTGATTGGCTTCGTGGTGCCCAACCAGAAGCAGCTAACAGCGCTGGCGGAACAGAGGCACGTGCGGggcagctgggaggagctgtgcAACCGGCCCGACATGGAGCTAGAGGTCCTGCGCATCATCACCGAGGCTGCCCTCTctg CTAAACTGGAGCGTTTTGAGATCCCTAAGAAGATCCGTCTGAGCGCCGAGCCGTGGACTCCAGAGACAGGCCTGGTGACAGACGCCTTCAAGCTCAAACGCAAGGAGCTCAAATCCCACTATCAGGACGACATCGAGAGACTGTATGGAGGAAAgtaa